The nucleotide sequence CTCTGGTTCATTGCTTTGTAAAACTCGTTACCTTTCAAGCAAGCTAAAGAGTAGCTAGCTAAAATGTTCATCcaattttagagattttttctttttagattttcaaatatatgattaattagattgaaaaaaaaaatctactatTAAAACTTTATTATGCATTTAatctaataaataatttaagatatcaTGAGTTTAGATTGTTACCACATTTTGTgctgttaaaaattaataataacaaataaactttttttatgtGAAATCAGACAAGTAAATAAGCAATCTCGATATCCTTGACAAATGATCgctatatacaataataatcaTAATTACTTAGTTATTTTGGTTTCATAAAGTATCTAAAtattatcttaaaatatttatagctATTAGCATAAAAATATAGGTCTTAAATTTGGTATTTGTATTTTACAGAAAGGCTTAATATAAGCAAACTGAAGAACGTGATTGCAGCACTTAGTTTATATCTCCAAGATTAGGACGACACATGTTACTGAAAATAATAACAGTtacttttgtttatattttgttattactTTAAATTAATGTCTTCAACTAGATTATCAATATTTGGAATGAAATCATATCAAAGTGCAACTGGAATatattttttggaataaaatcTTGGTGAGTGCTTCAGTCCTTCGTATTTCTTAAATTACTCACcagttaaaatgaaaaaaaatggaaagagtattcCATTTTATTACATATCATTCCATATCATTAcagaaaaaatattacattgaaAAATCATtccatattaattatttttaccatTTGTAATAAAAGGAATGAAATTCCACAAAAGAAGTAAACAAAATTCAAAGTAAATCATTTCATTACAATTTGATCATGAATAAATAGAATGAAATATAATCTATTTTCTCCACATTCCATTCTTTTTTAGTTCACTAGTTTCATTTATATTTACCATTTACCGATATATTACTTAAAAGTTATTTTTGGCTGAACGTCTCTGTTTGCATATATAAGAGAGCTTAAATGTAAGTGTATATGGCAAACAAGAGCTTCAGAAGAGTTTTCAAACGTCAAGCAAGATCAAATATGCCTAAAGTACACATAAGTCTTTGTTTCGTCATCTTTTTATGTCTCTCCTTGCAAAATTTCATGAGAGTAAACTCACAGGTACCTGTTTAAGATTGCtctaaaacaaatttcaaaatgttaaaaaagtccgtttatatatatatatatatatttgttttttccaTCTGAATTTCTCTTTGTTGCAGAGCCAAGGATCTTGGTGTATAGCGAACGCTCTTACGGATAATGAAACATTATTAAAGAACATAAATTTTGCATGTTCACAAATAGATTGTGGAATTATTTTGGAAGGAGGTTCATGTTATGATCCTAATACTCCTCTTAATCACGCTTCTGTCGCCATGAATCTTTATTATCAAGCTCAAGGAAGACACTATTGGAACTGCCAATTCGATGGCTCTGGTCTCATTACCGTCATTGATCCTAGTGAGTTTGCCTCTCTACACTGTTATGTAACTCCTCTTTGTCAATCTTGAATCAATATCTTATTGTATTCTCTCTTATTTTCAGGCCATGGGAGTTGCAAATATCAGTATAAGTAAAAACATGCAAAGCTTTGTATtggttacaaaaataaaatgaataacaGATAGCTCTATTTATGTAATTTCATGTTTGCTATCTAAAGTTTGAGTGGCTCGATTTATCATATTCTACCATATTTGAGTTTCTATGATTCTACTATCATCGTCATAACAACAAATTAATACTTTATCCATTTACAAAAAAACTGTTAACCTTTATAGCTTTTACCTTAAAACGAATTAGTAATAAACTGATTGGTACATATTCTTTATGATTTACTTCTGATATGAGATATTACTTTTAACTTGTCTTCTCGAAATGATGATTCATGGCACTTTGTGTGCTTTAATTACTGCTTTATCGATTCGGGTTAGTGATcgatttttataagtttatgATACAATCCACATATGAATTTAATGTAATGACATAGGTAGGGTTAATTATGTGTTAATGCGGTAAAATCTAATCTATATATCTCACACACGAGCCAAGGTGGCAGCATACGTAGACGAATTATAATGGGAAAGGAATGTGGGAAGAAGACTTGTCTTGTCACTTAGATTAAACATTTATTCTGGCTTGAGTAGTtgagtttatatatttatttttatcaatttgaACTCCAAAGTTATAATATAGTGCgtttaaattagtaaaaccaTTATTCAAGTTCTTAGTATAGTTGTCCATGGTGGAGAAGAGTTTGTACTCATTTGAGTAGTAATTCAAATGGTAAATAAGAGTTACGAAGATTGAAGAGAGTTCTTCTAATGTTTGTAGcaattttgttttgtgttctCATTTTGATCAAAAGAGTTTTTAAGCAAAAACATTTTCTGTTTTGGTTAATAAGTTCTAAGATAAACCAACCTGAACATATATAATTCAAACTGGTTATCTCAAGAGAAATCAGGAAGCCGGTTCATATGGAGGAGAAGGTTCAGGTATCAATCTCAACATAAGCCGGAGCATCCGAATCAAGAATTAGCCTCTTCTTCATATGTCATCTCTTACTGGATATTCTTCTACTCTGCATTACACTCtgtttttttatattagttGAGCAAATcattgttttgtaatttttgatGTTTAATCTGTCTTCATACATTTGCatctcaagaagaagaaaagttgTTTATCCTTCAGGCAAGCTAAAGAGTATCTACTCTAAATGTTCGCCCCAATTACAGatattcttttcttttagaTTGAAAAGGTAAATTGTAATTATTATGAGTTTAGATGTGTAACAAAATCTAAGATGATACGACAATTtgtattggttttttttttttgaacaaccatGTTGGTTgttaaaagttaataataacaaataaactTTTGTGAAATCTGGCAAATAAGTAAGAGCTCTagttttttcttaacaaatgaTAGCTATATATAAAAGTCTATATAATCATATAGACAtaaatacttaattaattgTTTCGGTTTCATACAGTTTCTAAAtattatcttaaaatatttatagctattatcataaaatatagaagtcttaaatttgatatttgaatttttcagaaAGACTTAATATAAGCAAACTGAAAAACGTGATTGCACAGACTTTAGTTTATATCTCCAAGATTAGGACGACATGTGTTGCTGAAAAAAATGACAGTTACTTTTGTAAAGTTTTGAAAAGAGCTTATGTTTACCTTTTGTAAttactttaaatttataatacttaaatgtgtttttcttgAGGTAAACGTCTCATACATATATAAGGAACTTAAATCTAAATGTAAATGGCAAAGCAGAGCTGTAGAAGAGTTCTCAGACGTCAAGCAAAATCAAATATGCCTAAAGCACACATAAGTATTTGTTTGATCATCTCTTTATACTTTTCTTCGGAAAATTTCACGAGAGTAAACTCACAGGTACATGTTTAAGATTACtccaaaacaaattaaaaatgtaaataaaaaccagttttgtatatatttttttccatttgAACTTGCTCTTTGTTGCAGAGCCAGGGACATTGGTGTATAGCGAACCATGTTATGGATAATGAAAGATTACAAAAGAACATAGATTTTGCATGTTCTAAAATCGATTGTCGGATTATAATGGAAGGAGGTTCATGTTATGATCCTAATACTCCGCTTAATCATGCTTCTGTCGCCATGAATCTTTATTATCAAGCTCAAGGAAGACACCAAAGGGATTGCTACTTCGAAGGCTCTGGTCTCATTACAGTCATTGATCCTAGTGAGTTAGcctcttaaaaaaattatgcaacTCTTCTCTGTCAATCTTGTATCaatatcttattattatttttcttttatttcaggCTATGGTTGTTGCAAGTATCAATATCGTAAGTAAGAGGATGCAAAGCTTTGTATtggttacaaaaataaaatgaataacaAAGAACTCTAGTTATGGAGTTTCATGTTTTGATATCTAAGTTTGAATGGTTCgatttatcatctgctacaatattttagttttctatCATTGTAAGAACAATAATTACTTTATCCTTTACAAAAACTGATGAGCCAGTTAGTAATAAACTGACTGGTACTCTTCTACTTTGCATTTCACTCTGCTTCATTACTTAGCAAATCATtgcattttaatttttgatgttTAATCTGTCTTCATACATTTGCATTTAAagggaaaaaaattgtttgcctTCAAGCAAGCAAAAAGATTATCTAGTTAAATGTTCACCCaattttttagattattttcttttaaaaatttaaatatatgaaaaagtaAGTTGTCTGGTTCGAATCCGAGTGAAGCCAACTTTTTCGTTtgttctctctctatatatataaaaaaaagactaaacCCTGAGACTATGTGCCCTAATCTGTTTAGAGATCTCCCTTGTTTTGCATCGACTTTCGTTGCAGCGGCTGTTTATATATCATGATGATCAAATTGATCAAATCAATGTTTCAGGCAATAACTCGTCCGATTCAATACCTGATCATCTCTTATCTCCGGTATGTTTCCGGATCTCCTTCACTGACTGATACAAAACATGATCATTACGTCACCACGCTTGTCATCGAACACTCATACAAGTTTGTGAGGGAAAACATCCTCTATTCCTCCACACACGCTTATGTTTTCAATAAGCTCGGCATTCACCCGGTCAATTACCATGTCGGCGAACTCACATTAGCCGATAGCTACCAAGGGATCGAGCTCAGCTGGAGAattttctataataataaaagtaTCGGAAGGGAATCATTCGAGCTGAAATTTGACAAAAGACACAAAGACTTGGTCTACAACTCTTACCTACCTTACGTAGAGAGCACGGCAAAGGAGATGACGACAATTCCGGAGGTGCACATATATTCTCACTCCTTTGACACTTGGGAAACCAAGCCCCTCGAGCACCATTCGACCTTTGAAACAATTGCTATGAAGGAAGAGCTCAAGCGTGGCCTCATCCACGATCTTGATATGTTCGTCCAAAGGAAAGATCTCTACGATAGAGCTGGGAGACCTTGGACGAGAAGTTACTTGCTGTATGGTCCACCGGGGACAGGGAAGACGAGCCTCGTGGTTGCTATGGCTAAGTACCTTAACTTCGATGTCTACGACCTACAGCTCTCGAGAGCGGTGGAATGCTACTTCAATCCAAGAAAACTGCTTTCAGGAGTCATGAACAACTCTATTCTCCTCGTAGAGGATATAGATGAGGTTTgcctattatttttattttatttttatgcattACATTTATATGTCTTTTTATTATACTTGGAAATCCCAAGCTTTgattattatacatatgttcaaACTGTTTggtgtatttttctttttgttttctggtGTGGTCGATAGGGATCGACGGTGTTGGTATTATCGAAACTGTTGAGTAGCCTAACACTAGGGACACCATGGGGAGAAGCACGCATCGTAATATTCACGACGAAAAACAAGGATATGATTGACCCAACATTGCTAAGTCGTATGAGTATGGAAATTTACATGGGACATTGCTGTTTTGAGGGCTTCAAAGTGTTGGCGTCTAACTACTTGGGCCTCTCTCATGTCGACAATGATGAGCCACACCGTCTCTATCGAGACATCAAACGTTTGATTGATGGACAAGTTATCACACCAGCTCAAGTCACGGTGGAGCTAATGGAGAGCGAAGATGTTGATGTGGTACTCGAAGGTCTGGTGACGACTTTGGAGAGTTTAACATCAGATaagattgatgatgatgaagatgaggaaAAACATTTGGCATGTTTAAGAGACTTATGAGCCAGTCATATAAACTTGAAGCTAGTCTTGCTAATCTTCCACAacatctatttttaaaaattaatttgcaAGTAACCAAATTTTATGTGTTGATTATTCTTTTAGTTCATTAGAAGCTTGTGATTCGCGGGTGCTGGTCATCCTTACTGCCCATAACTCGGTCATCTAATAATTccaattttttagttttttttttgtattggaAAAAGAAAGTATAGAGGTGTTGTCGTTGAAGATCTTTGCCAATTTTAATACCAAAAAAACTCAATGACTATATACAGTATTGCTGCTTTGAGGAACGAAATACAGTATTGCTCTCTTGTAATACCTAAAAGCCAATTCTCATCTTAACAAGCTCGGTAACGTGCTCTCTTGTAATTCCAAGCtagtataaattttaattcaagCTAATACTCTTTTCTATGACTTATATATATCTTCACCTACGGatcttaatacatatatatacgtGCGTATATCGATTGTAAAAGAAGATTTTGAAATGGCTTTTAGGGTTTTACAGCTTCTCCAACCCAAATACTACGTACATCGTTAGCAATTTTCTCATGTCCATTCAATTTGGTGTTATTAACTCACGAATACTATCTTTTCATGATATCTTGTTATAATTCTTAGTTTCAGTTGaggcttttttttttagttgacaTTATATTTAACTCTACAAAAATCGAGGATCATTGATTTTTGAATGTATCTACGTATATTGATTTTGAATATTCAAACTTGTAAGTAGTAAGAAACAACAAACCCTAGAGATCTCCGACTCCGACCAAACCCTTCTACCCCCAGAGACTGACTACTACGGAGACTATTCAAAGGACGGTCATATAATCTTCAAAGCATCTTATGTTGTGACGACAGGTTAGATCTCTTGCTTGACATCATGGAGATTCTTAAGTCTCTTCaaagcatttttttttacataacgcTCTTAAGTTGCTGCTCGAGCGGTCAAGCAAGTCTTTGATGGAACGTAGTTCTTCACTTCttctggtggtggtggaggagagcGGTCGGTCAAAACGTCGCCGTGCGCTGGGTTACATCATAATGGTGTGAGATCATGAGAGTACATGAATTAAAAAGTCTTTAATTGGCTCACATATAGGGTACGATCATATTTAACTTGCTTATAATTAGCAAAGCCTTTCCATTGTCTATTTGATAATGTTCTATGGTTTTAGTTGTAAGTCGTGGGAGTGTAAGCAAAGTGTTGTAAAGTATGTTTTGtgtgttctttttttcttttctttttcaagaagaagaaaaagatgatataaatatttaattataaagaaTGAATATTTTTGATGCTAtttcttcattattttctttGAGTTGTTGGTGTGAGTACTACTAGGGTTTTGAGATATGTGAGAATAGTTGTCGACGTAGAAGAATCTAATTAACAGATGTGATTGGTGTAAGTCCAAAAGAAACTAGACTTTGATATaatacactatatatatgtaaatgtgTATAAGTACATGGTGAATAGAAGTCTATATTTGAATGCTAATAGTTTCAAAGCGACCCTTATGTCACCTTTGTTCCCAAATGACATCTGATCCGATCCCTCGAAGCTTTTTATTTGTGTTGTGAATCAAAATTCCTTAGTCTTGTTCGCCTTCTCTGTAACTTGTCAACTCGCACttcaacagaaaaataaaaacagagccCTCTTTAGGCTCCCAACGAGGTCTCTATTCCTGAAGACAAGGAGTATGAGATGGACGGCGAGGTGGGTCGAGGACACTTGCTCGGCCAAGGGTAAAAAAGGCAGCCTGAAGGGTCAAGAAGAAGTTGCTGTTAAAGTTATTCATAAAGCCAAGGTTTTCACTTCTTTAAACTTGAAAAACTCATGACTTTCTCTGATACTTCTAGTTGATTCTTCTCTTGTTCCATTCCCATATGTGAATAGAAACAGATATTCACCCCGTCTGTGTGGCCAGATTGTTCATTGCTTTGACTCATCGCTTTGACTGGTCACAAGCAACTGTATTCATTGCCGAAAAGTAGGTGTATATCAAAAGCCTTTGTCTGTTTTTAGCAAAACAATGAAATGTGAATTGAAATACAAGTAGGCGTGTAACAAAAGAAAGTTTCCCACACAGAAAAGAAGTCAacaaagtttcatctttttaattCTGCTCAAGATCAAATAGAAGCCTCCTCATCTTCTCCCTCATTTTCTCCCTCATCTAGCAGCTTCACCAAATCTGTAAGGGCTGAGTCAACATCATAGTTTCTTGTGAAGACCTCTGCTACCCTGGCTGGAGTGATTTGCACTTCAGTTAGCTTACTCTGTATGTAAGAGAAGAGGGCATGATCATGTATCTCCAAGTAATTTTCAGAAAGTGTCTTGAAAGCATCATAGCCGCAGTATCCCATGTAAACTTTCGTGTCAATCCTGCCAGGCCTTATAAGGCGTGCATCAATGTCGTCCATGTGGTTTGTGGTGTAGATGATAATCCTCTCTTCACCACAGGAAGTCCAAACCCCATCCAGAGAGTTCAAAATCATAGCCAAAGACAGACCTCCTTCTTTCTTCTCGTTCCCCGTAGCAAGACCATCCTATTTATCATATTaggaaaaacaaaacacacataaaagaaAAGGGGAAGTTACCTTCTTAGAAAGTTCTAAGAAAGGACAATAACACAgagaaagaaagacaaaaacAGAAGTTACCTTAGAAGATCCCAGATCAATTGAATGGCTGTCGATATCTTCAACAAGAAGGATTGATCGATTACCAACAGAGGAAATGAGCCTTCTCAATCCAGAATCATCTTTCATAACTCCAAGTTGAAGATCAtacaaatcaaaacccaaataGTTGGCAATGGCAGCAACTAAACTAGTCTTTCATGTACCAGGTGGCCCATAGAGTATGTAGCATCTCTTCCATGCTCTACCCACTCTCTTGTAGAAGTCCTTCCTGTTTATGAACTTGTTGAGATCATTTATGAAGATCTTCTTTCTCTTAGAGTCCATAGCAAGGGTCTCAAAGGTTGATGGGTGGACAAGATGAGCTTTTTCCCATTTGTTGTTGGATGAGTGTGTGTAGATCAACAGACTTGCTCTTGGCTTTTAGAAGAGCTGCTGTGCTTGAAATATGTGGAAGATAGTGATTTATCAGCACTTCTCTATGTTTCTCCTCACATGTGATCTCTATGAACTCATTGACTAATATTTTGTATGGATCAGCAGTACCCagcttgatgcatttaaacTCAAATCTTATTCCATTGAACACATCAGGAATGAGGAAGGAAAAGAACAGAGAGTTCAATGGTTATCGACAATCTCACAAAGATTTTGCAAGTGTATATATCTTCCATAGAGAACTTTTAGGAActgaaaaaatggaaaataagaGTTACGAAACTAGCATAAGCCAAAGCTGTGAACATATGAAATATAACTatgcaaaattattaattaacatcTGTTTAAAAATTGTGCAGTTTTTTAAAACTTGCATCTATTATTTCTAGAATGaacagaaaaaaattgaatatactCTTGCAATCAATTGAATACAAAGACACTAGCTATTTTATTATCTGATTCATCAATTACTAGATGTTCTATTGAATACAAAGtcattttctctatattttttcaGGTTATCCATGATCTATTCAATGAATCAAGTTGGAATTAATTTAAGTTCAACAAGGTTGCCAAGAGTATAAGCACATAcaactaagttttttttgataaaacatcaTAGATTTGTTCATTTAAActgttatttattatttatttagaaatgtatataaacatgtataaatttttttaaaataaataatttattatcgAATATTCGTTTAGTTTATTTCTAGGAAAAGACTATTCTCCATATAAAACACTACCAAGTTTTTTTTAGCTGGCATAGACTATCAAATGATCCAATAAAAATCTACTAGTCTAATACAAATCCACCATACTATTATGTGTTACCGTTTGGTATACTAGTGAAGAGTTTTTGAGTTTGTGGTTACAATGAGGTAAAAAAAATGGTGGGCCAAGGTTGAGTGATAAAGTGACCAACTGTTCCTCTATTTTCATGATGATAATCGATctaattaaaagaaacaaaaaaaaacaaaaggtaagagaaaatagaaaagcaAAAGTTTGAAATCATCCCTTACCAACTAGTCCCAGATCCAAAGTTGCAGACTTTTCAACAATTTTTCAAAGTAATTTTACTCATAAACCCAAAGAAAAGATTAGAAGACTAATACTTTTCTTTAAAAGGccattataaaaatacaattaaatagtCTCTACAAAACTTTGTATGTGAGAGCTGagaggaaacagaggaaaaTCACCAGACCAGAGTCTTTCTTCTCTGGCTGCTTATGTGGCCTCTCTCTCTAGAGAAGGCAAAGCTACCAAAATTCTCAGAACCAAGGTATGTAGTTCTTGTTGCTTGTGAATTATTTGTGTTCTCTTTgatttaatattcatttttcaCTTTCTAGTGTTCTAGATTGTTTCAAAAGATCTGTCTGTtcttgttttttgttgttgttgtcttccTGTGTTTCACTAATACAATTCTCTAAGCAAAGTTTTCAACTTTCAATTTTGTAATATCAGCATATTAAATTTCAAGAGCTTTTACACTTACAAAACTGTCTCTGTCTCTGTCTTCTGCATCAAACAAGCAAATTTTTGTAGTTCACCTAATTTGAAGGGAAGATATATAGTTGGCCTAAGATTTGTCATAAAAGTTAAAACTTCCTTTTTCATGGAAGCTCAACAACTTGTAACATATCTCTCTTAGGCAGTTTTTGTATTGTGTTCTTTGATCTTATGTAACTGCTGATTCATTTAAATCATGCAGGTAAGGCTTTTTGTTGTGGGGAGCAATCATGCTAACTTGCAGCTTCGTGCAACGTCCTAGCCATCAATCTCTGTAAGAAACGCTTCTAAAgaaaatttcagttttaatcAAGTACACAATTGTATGCATAGATCTTTAAGATTAGCATAAAGGTTTCTCCCTTTGAGGTGTTAGAAAGAAGGTTAGAGTTATGTTTTTATTGTGACAGGTAAGGGAATGTtggagaaatggggaagaaagGAAGTTTGTTTTCTGCAATCAAAAGTGTGTTTACTCCACAGTCCAAAGAGAAGCTAGGCAATGTAAGCTGGATTTTGTTTCTTCTACAAAAATGTTGGATTTAAAGAGTTTTTTACTGTGCTTGATAATGGGATTACTGTGGCTTTTTTGGTAGCAGGAAGCAGAGAGAAAGAGTGGGAAAGAAAAGAGTAAGAAGAAAGGCTTTGGGAAGCTAAGGCGTGGAGAGAGCAGTTCATTTCTTCCCATCTTCAGAGAGCCTAGTAGTATTGAAAAGATTTTGGCAGAAGCTGAGAGAGATCATAATCTTGTTTTCAGGCCTCCTACTCCTCCTGATCAATCAAATCCACCCTCAGCCTCTCCTCCACCTCCTCTGAGGCCTGCTTCTCCACAGTCTCCTCCTCCTAGAGATAATGACCTTCCAAGATTGGATTCTTCAAGATCGCTTTCACAGAATCCCCCTGATGAATCAAAGCCATCACCAGCCTCTTCAAGTAGTCCTCTGAAGCCTGGAGTTCTTTCTCCAAAACCAACTTCACCAAGAGTTGTCTACCCACAAACAGTCTCTATAAAGCCTCCTTCTCCAAGACCAACTTCACCAAAGCCTCCTTCCGCAAGAGAGGCTTCTCCAAGAGCAGACCCACCAAGGTTGGATACTCCAAGACCACCTTCACCAAAGCCTCCTCCAAGAGCAGAACCATTAACCTTGGATACTCCAAGAACCACTACGCCTAAGCCTCTCTCTCCAAGGGCAGAACTGCGAGAGGAGATTGTTTCTAGACCAGAGCCAACTCTGTTTGTCCAACATGCTTCTGCAACAAAGATACAAGCAGCTTTCAGAGGTTACACGGTACGTATACACATTCTAGTTTCTGTTTTAAAGTTACACTAGCCTCCATATCCAAAACAAGAGAGTTGTTGATTCGGATGAAACAGGCAAGGAGGAGTTTCAGAGCACTCAAAGGTCTAGTCAGGCTTCAAGGGATCGTGAAAGGATACAGCGTGAAGCGTCAGACAGTAAACGCAATGAAGTACATGCAGAAACTGGTCCGTGTTCAGTCCAAAATCCAGTCACACCGCATAAGAACGTCGGAAAACCAAACACAAGTTGAGAAAGATGCTGTTAATGATCACTGGGACGACAGTGTGCTGACAAAAGAAGAAAGGGACGCGAGATCACAGAGGAAAGCAGATGCAATCATCAAGAGAGAACGGTCCATGGCCTATGCATACTCTCACAAGGTAACACCCAAGTCTGCTCATGACGTTGGGCTCCCTCTATGGTGGAACTGGGGAGATCAACAGCTCCCTCTCGCTAGTCCTGCACCGAGCCATTACATGCTAACACCAATAAGACTAAGCCCAAGATATTCAAGAGGAAGACTAAGAGGTGGTTCTCCTTTCAAGGATGATGACAGCCTCACAAGCTGCCCACCATTCCCAAGCTACATGGCTCCAACGCTCTCTGCCAAGGCCAAAGTTAGACCAAACAGCAACCCGAAAGAGAGAGTGATGGGAACACCATCATCGGTGAGCAGCGAGAAGAGGAGAGTGTCGTATCCACAAGCGCAACGAGGTCAAGATGTGTTTAGATGGAACAAAGGATCGTTGCTCATGAGCAACAAAGGAGGTCCTGGTTCTTCTTCACCTGGAGGTGTGGTGGTTCTTGAGAAGCGCAAGACGGTTAAATCAGTAGGGAATTTGAGCGTTGATTCTACTGTCTCGATGTCTAGTAAACCGTTTAACAGATATGTGTGATTTGTTTTTGAtggaacatgttttttttttatgttacatTTTCTTCAATTGTTGGTGGTGTTGATTTTTGAGTGTTGATTATGAATGTGCCAATGTAAtataatgaaaaggaaaaacaatGACAAGAGGATTTGGTTTGAAGTAGAACTTTTGAAGGCatataacaaagaaaaaaaaattaaaaacatagcTGTCGGTTTTGTCTTTGCAGATCTTTGACTAGTTCATATGATTCTTGTGCAAAGCAACTAGTTTACTTTTCATGTTTCTTCTTAAAGATACAGCCTTGCTTAAATTAATTGGTTTCAGCCTTTCAGGCATTGACTAGTTCTTATGTTTTCTTTGAGGGAAGTCACTAGTTTACTTTTCATGTTGCTTCTTAAAGATACAAACATGCTTTAATTAATTGGTTGCAGGCATTGACTTTGCAACATGTAGCCATCTAACTCTCTATTTTTAGTCTCTCCAGGTCTTTGACTAGTTCATGTGTTTTTTTGTGTGGCTTAGTTGTCTTTCATCAAGCTCTCCGGGACATGAATGATTACAGAAACTAACTATTCAATCCAATCAATGATCATGTCTAGTAAAATCCTATCACATGTCGTGTTCTTGATCCTTGTTCTGTTCTGTTGCACTGAACACACCCATGGCAAGCTGATTATGCAAGGATCAGCCGGATTCGTCAAAGGTTTCAGAACGTTGACGAGCACCAAGA is from Brassica napus cultivar Da-Ae chromosome A4, Da-Ae, whole genome shotgun sequence and encodes:
- the LOC106429277 gene encoding major pollen allergen Ole e 10-like isoform X3, which encodes MANKSFRRVFKRQARSNMPKVHISLCFVIFLCLSLQNFMRVNSQSQGSWCIANALTDNETLLKNINFACSQIDCGIILEGGSCYDPNTPLNHASVAMNLYYQAQGRHYWNCQFDGSGLITVIDPSHGSCKYQYK
- the LOC106429277 gene encoding glucan endo-1,3-beta-glucosidase-like isoform X2, whose protein sequence is MRVNSQSQGHWCIANHVMDNERLQKNIDFACSKIDCRIIMEGGSCYDPNTPLNHASVAMNLYYQAQGRHQRDCYFEGSGLITVIDPSYGCCKYQYRK
- the LOC106429277 gene encoding major pollen allergen Ole e 10-like isoform X1: MAKQSCRRVLRRQAKSNMPKAHISICLIISLYFSSENFTRVNSQSQGHWCIANHVMDNERLQKNIDFACSKIDCRIIMEGGSCYDPNTPLNHASVAMNLYYQAQGRHQRDCYFEGSGLITVIDPSYGCCKYQYRK
- the LOC106429279 gene encoding AAA-ATPase At5g17740-like, whose product is MMIKLIKSMFQAITRPIQYLIISYLRYVSGSPSLTDTKHDHYVTTLVIEHSYKFVRENILYSSTHAYVFNKLGIHPVNYHVGELTLADSYQGIELSWRIFYNNKSIGRESFELKFDKRHKDLVYNSYLPYVESTAKEMTTIPEVHIYSHSFDTWETKPLEHHSTFETIAMKEELKRGLIHDLDMFVQRKDLYDRAGRPWTRSYLLYGPPGTGKTSLVVAMAKYLNFDVYDLQLSRAVECYFNPRKLLSGVMNNSILLVEDIDEGSTVLVLSKLLSSLTLGTPWGEARIVIFTTKNKDMIDPTLLSRMSMEIYMGHCCFEGFKVLASNYLGLSHVDNDEPHRLYRDIKRLIDGQVITPAQVTVELMESEDVDVVLEGLVTTLESLTSDKIDDDEDEEKHLACLRDL
- the LOC106429235 gene encoding AAA-ATPase At5g17760-like — encoded protein: MDSKRKKIFINDLNKFINRKDFYKRVGRAWKRCYILYGPPDDSGLRRLISSVGNRSILLVEDIDSHSIDLGSSKDGLATGNEKKEGGLSLAMILNSLDGVWTSCGEERIIIYTTNHMDDIDARLIRPGRIDTKVYMGYCGYDAFKTLSENYLEIHDHALFSYIQSKLTEVQITPARVAEVFTRNYDVDSALTDLVKLLDEGENEGEDEEASI
- the LOC106429209 gene encoding protein IQ-DOMAIN 14 isoform X2 — encoded protein: MGKKGSLFSAIKSVFTPQSKEKLGNEAERKSGKEKSKKKGFGKLRRGESSSFLPIFREPSSIEKILAEAERDHNLVFRPPTPPDQSNPPSASPPPPLRPASPQSPPPRDNDLPRLDSSRSLSQNPPDESKPSPASSSSPLKPGVLSPKPTSPRVVYPQTVSIKPPSPRPTSPKPPSAREASPRADPPRLDTPRPPSPKPPPRAEPLTLDTPRTTTPKPLSPRAELREEIVSRPEPTLFVQHASATKIQAAFRGYTARRSFRALKGLVRLQGIVKGYSVKRQTVNAMKYMQKLVRVQSKIQSHRIRTSENQTQVEKDAVNDHWDDSVLTKEERDARSQRKADAIIKRERSMAYAYSHKVTPKSAHDVGLPLWWNWGDQQLPLASPAPSHYMLTPIRLSPRYSRGRLRGGSPFKDDDSLTSCPPFPSYMAPTLSAKAKVRPNSNPKERVMGTPSSVSSEKRRVSYPQAQRGQDVFRWNKGSLLMSNKGGPGSSSPGGVVVLEKRKTVKSVGNLSVDSTVSMSSKPFNRYV
- the LOC106429209 gene encoding protein IQ-DOMAIN 14 isoform X1, coding for MGKKGSLFSAIKSVFTPQSKEKLGNQEAERKSGKEKSKKKGFGKLRRGESSSFLPIFREPSSIEKILAEAERDHNLVFRPPTPPDQSNPPSASPPPPLRPASPQSPPPRDNDLPRLDSSRSLSQNPPDESKPSPASSSSPLKPGVLSPKPTSPRVVYPQTVSIKPPSPRPTSPKPPSAREASPRADPPRLDTPRPPSPKPPPRAEPLTLDTPRTTTPKPLSPRAELREEIVSRPEPTLFVQHASATKIQAAFRGYTARRSFRALKGLVRLQGIVKGYSVKRQTVNAMKYMQKLVRVQSKIQSHRIRTSENQTQVEKDAVNDHWDDSVLTKEERDARSQRKADAIIKRERSMAYAYSHKVTPKSAHDVGLPLWWNWGDQQLPLASPAPSHYMLTPIRLSPRYSRGRLRGGSPFKDDDSLTSCPPFPSYMAPTLSAKAKVRPNSNPKERVMGTPSSVSSEKRRVSYPQAQRGQDVFRWNKGSLLMSNKGGPGSSSPGGVVVLEKRKTVKSVGNLSVDSTVSMSSKPFNRYV